A genomic region of Nostoc sp. UHCC 0702 contains the following coding sequences:
- a CDS encoding Rne/Rng family ribonuclease: MPKQIIIAEQHQIAAVFSEDQIQELVVATGHHQIGDIYLGVVENVLPGIDAAFVNIGDPERNGFIHVTDLGPLKLKRTAAAITELLAPQQKVLVQVMKEPTGTKGPRLTGNITLPGRYVVLMPYGRGVNLSRRIKSESERNRLRALAILIKPAGMGLLVRTEAEGKPEEAVMEDMEVLQKQWEAIQLEAQSTRAPALLNRDDDFIQRVLRDMYGADVNRIVVDSSTGLKRVKQYLQNWSGGQTPQGLLIDHHRDRSPILEYFRINAAIREALKPRVDLPSGGYIIIEPTEALTVIDVNSGSFTRSATARETVLWTNCEAATEIARQLRLRNIAGVIVVDFIDMESRRDQLQVLEHFNKALKADKARPQIAQLTELGLVELTRKRQGQNIYELFGETCPTCGGLGHTVRLPGESESRLPITAEIPDRFVSLPHREPRLPTARITEPRETYDTFGEGFDGDSDLSSLNLINHPSYQELGDQNKRTTRTRRRRIGINGGNGKDETRITANPLTFDNEPDLDLDGEAELGTTPDIPSPTLGKSGWTERAERNKIVTKVEPVKPVVEPPEIRTVEMSLEEQDVFALMGVSPLVKLDREVKNPKSVIINIVQPGQLPTVPAQITIDSAVSETENTEVNTNTAETVLQEQSLPESVSEQTEIASISEDNEANSTTGGSRRRRRRSSAVDDTSSLD, encoded by the coding sequence ATGCCAAAACAAATTATCATCGCTGAGCAGCATCAAATTGCTGCTGTCTTTTCTGAAGATCAAATACAAGAACTCGTTGTAGCCACAGGACATCACCAAATAGGTGATATATATTTAGGCGTAGTAGAAAATGTATTGCCTGGGATAGATGCAGCTTTTGTCAATATTGGCGACCCAGAACGTAACGGTTTTATTCATGTAACTGATTTGGGGCCGTTAAAGCTGAAGCGCACAGCAGCAGCCATCACAGAATTATTAGCACCACAGCAAAAAGTTTTGGTGCAAGTAATGAAGGAGCCAACGGGGACAAAAGGGCCGAGGCTCACAGGTAACATTACTTTACCTGGGCGCTATGTTGTGTTGATGCCCTATGGTAGGGGTGTAAACTTATCGCGGCGGATTAAGAGTGAAAGCGAACGCAATCGCTTGCGGGCCCTGGCAATCTTGATCAAACCGGCGGGTATGGGTTTGCTAGTGCGTACCGAAGCCGAAGGCAAACCAGAAGAAGCGGTTATGGAAGATATGGAGGTGCTGCAAAAGCAATGGGAGGCGATTCAGCTTGAAGCCCAGTCTACCCGTGCCCCAGCTTTGTTAAATCGAGACGATGACTTTATCCAGCGGGTATTACGGGATATGTACGGTGCGGATGTGAATCGCATCGTTGTGGATTCCAGTACTGGCTTGAAGCGGGTCAAACAGTATTTGCAAAACTGGAGTGGTGGTCAGACACCACAAGGATTGTTAATTGACCATCACCGCGATCGCTCTCCGATTTTAGAATATTTCCGCATCAATGCCGCCATTAGAGAAGCCCTTAAACCCAGAGTAGACTTACCTTCTGGCGGCTACATCATCATTGAGCCAACCGAAGCATTAACAGTAATCGATGTTAACTCTGGTTCCTTCACGCGATCGGCAACAGCCAGAGAAACAGTTCTATGGACAAACTGTGAAGCCGCAACAGAAATTGCCCGTCAGTTACGCTTGCGGAATATTGCCGGGGTAATCGTCGTTGACTTCATTGATATGGAATCGCGGCGTGACCAATTGCAAGTTCTAGAACACTTTAACAAAGCCCTCAAAGCAGACAAAGCTCGTCCCCAGATTGCCCAACTAACCGAACTGGGTTTGGTAGAACTTACCCGCAAGCGCCAAGGTCAAAATATTTACGAACTGTTTGGCGAAACTTGCCCCACTTGTGGTGGTTTAGGGCATACTGTACGTCTGCCTGGAGAATCCGAAAGCCGATTACCAATCACAGCAGAAATACCAGACCGTTTTGTATCTCTGCCTCACAGAGAACCACGTCTGCCAACTGCTCGGATTACTGAACCGCGAGAAACTTACGATACATTTGGAGAAGGATTTGATGGCGATTCTGACTTGAGCAGCTTGAATTTGATTAATCATCCCAGCTATCAAGAACTTGGTGATCAGAACAAACGTACTACCCGCACCCGTCGTAGACGCATCGGCATCAATGGAGGGAATGGGAAAGATGAAACCCGGATTACTGCTAATCCACTAACTTTTGACAATGAGCCAGACTTAGACTTAGATGGCGAAGCAGAACTAGGGACAACACCAGATATCCCCTCACCCACCTTGGGCAAATCAGGTTGGACTGAACGGGCAGAACGTAATAAAATAGTCACCAAGGTAGAACCAGTCAAACCAGTGGTAGAACCACCGGAAATTAGAACTGTAGAAATGAGCCTAGAGGAACAGGATGTTTTTGCCTTGATGGGAGTTTCTCCTCTAGTGAAGTTAGATCGGGAGGTCAAAAATCCTAAGTCGGTAATTATCAACATTGTTCAGCCTGGGCAACTACCAACTGTACCTGCACAAATAACAATAGACTCAGCTGTTTCTGAAACAGAGAACACGGAAGTAAATACAAATACAGCAGAAACTGTATTACAAGAGCAATCCTTACCTGAAAGTGTATCTGAGCAAACAGAAATTGCGTCTATTTCAGAGGATAATGAAGCAAATAGCACTACTGGTGGTAGCCGTCGCCGTCGCCGTCGTTCCTCTGCGGTAGATGATACGTCCTCCCTAGACTAA
- a CDS encoding ribonuclease HII, translating into MSALKIESSWLELSAMSVLPGLVAGVDEVGRGALFGPVVAAAVILPASALSELIADDIKDSKKLSSFRRTQLAQRISVLAIDWKIGFASTAEIDQMNILQATLLAMKRAVHKLKVQPAICLVDGNQLVKDLLVPQQTIVKGDERSLTIAAASIMAKVWRDELVLRLASKYPMYDIAHNKGYGSQKHLLALREYGPSPLHRKSFRPCQI; encoded by the coding sequence ATGTCAGCACTCAAAATCGAATCAAGTTGGTTGGAGTTGTCCGCCATGTCAGTTCTTCCAGGGTTGGTTGCTGGCGTGGATGAAGTCGGGCGAGGTGCTTTATTTGGCCCTGTAGTTGCAGCAGCTGTGATCCTACCAGCTAGTGCTTTGAGCGAACTGATAGCAGATGATATCAAAGACAGTAAAAAGCTGTCTAGTTTTCGTAGAACTCAGCTAGCACAGCGAATTTCCGTGCTGGCAATTGACTGGAAAATAGGTTTTGCTTCCACTGCTGAAATTGACCAAATGAATATTTTGCAGGCTACATTGTTAGCTATGAAGCGGGCTGTACACAAGCTGAAGGTACAGCCAGCAATTTGTTTGGTTGATGGTAATCAGTTAGTCAAAGACTTGCTTGTGCCGCAACAAACAATAGTCAAAGGAGACGAGCGATCGCTTACTATTGCCGCAGCTAGTATCATGGCTAAAGTTTGGCGTGACGAATTGGTGTTGCGTCTAGCATCCAAGTATCCGATGTATGACATAGCACATAATAAAGGTTACGGCAGTCAAAAGCATTTGTTGGCATTGCGAGAATATGGCCCCTCACCGCTACATCGCAAGTCCTTTCGTCCCTGCCAAATTTAG
- a CDS encoding DUF1997 domain-containing protein, whose product MATKFTASQSVEIAVPQQPIPIQHYLRQPQRLVKALVDNSRIQQLSEEVFRLKMRPLAFMSVSIQPTVDMRVWAESNGIIYLRSLSCEIVGLDYINQRFSLNLQGHLSPYQGSTGTRLQGRADLEVQVDFPPPFSLTPKPILEATGNGLLKSVLLTVKQRLLHQLLVDYRHWVILQTKQKVLDDNSAELPILNME is encoded by the coding sequence ATGGCTACCAAGTTTACTGCCTCTCAATCGGTAGAAATTGCTGTGCCACAACAGCCTATTCCCATTCAGCACTACTTGCGTCAGCCTCAACGTCTAGTTAAGGCTTTGGTTGACAACAGCCGGATTCAGCAGCTTTCGGAGGAAGTATTTCGCTTGAAAATGCGTCCTCTAGCTTTTATGTCCGTAAGTATTCAACCCACTGTAGACATGAGAGTCTGGGCAGAATCAAATGGAATAATTTATTTGCGATCGCTCTCGTGTGAAATCGTTGGTTTAGATTATATTAACCAGCGCTTTTCTCTAAATTTACAGGGGCATTTGTCTCCCTACCAGGGAAGTACCGGCACGCGCCTGCAAGGAAGAGCCGATTTAGAAGTGCAAGTTGATTTCCCACCACCATTTTCTCTGACCCCTAAACCAATTTTAGAAGCTACTGGTAATGGTTTACTCAAGAGTGTGCTGTTGACAGTTAAGCAAAGATTGCTTCATCAACTGCTGGTAGACTATCGCCACTGGGTAATCTTGCAAACGAAACAAAAAGTGCTAGATGATAACAGTGCTGAACTACCAATCTTGAATATGGAGTAA
- a CDS encoding glycosyltransferase family 39 protein has translation MKNHHHLLLMLLWLTIGTGLRFLRLESLPPWTDECATMVFSLGNSFRTVPLNQFISSDVLMQPLQPTAVTGISAVIQHLLDESTHPPVYFALAHFWMKLFSPTGELASIWTARSLSALFGVASIPAMFGFGYLAFGSKLVGQMAAAMMAVSPYAVFLAREARHYTLVILLVIASLCCFVKAIQTIHRQKSLPIWLVLGWIIINSLGIATHYFFILTLCAEGFVLLWQIWRKIKQGGDGYLPNHWWRIAIVILGTLIGCIVWIPILKSIPSNELTNWVASSNPHLRWLEPIGRLLLWIISMLLLLPSAITNLPTVIVIVSGLVTLLFLLWSLPYLTQGLKIQQQQPDTHLAIEILSGYIISAIALCLCFTYGLGKDLTLAARFQFIYAPVIILLLGAALAGCWHQVQNLNQYKQKFWPFVNGKVAVSIIWLMAMLGGVTVVGHLGYLQNQRPDILASLIQKVSPDQVLIATNHLHHGQTGRMMGLAWEFQHLPAQNLQFFLAHQDSETKEYSQAIQVFYEQLTKISRPLDLWLVEFRTPVDLESQQCFRDQQYGKSAGEYSYKLYHCVL, from the coding sequence ATGAAGAATCACCATCATTTATTGCTAATGCTGCTATGGTTAACCATTGGCACTGGTCTACGCTTTCTGCGTCTGGAATCTCTACCTCCTTGGACTGATGAGTGTGCAACGATGGTTTTTAGTTTGGGCAATAGTTTTCGCACAGTACCGCTAAATCAGTTCATTAGTTCAGATGTTCTCATGCAGCCACTGCAACCTACTGCTGTCACTGGAATCAGCGCTGTGATCCAACATCTGCTTGACGAAAGTACTCATCCTCCGGTCTATTTTGCGCTAGCCCATTTCTGGATGAAATTATTTTCGCCCACAGGGGAACTAGCCTCAATCTGGACAGCGCGATCGCTTAGTGCTTTATTCGGGGTTGCATCAATTCCTGCTATGTTTGGCTTTGGCTACTTAGCCTTTGGTTCTAAGTTGGTCGGTCAAATGGCAGCAGCAATGATGGCAGTTTCTCCCTACGCCGTTTTCCTAGCTAGAGAAGCGCGCCATTATACTTTGGTAATTTTGCTAGTGATTGCTTCTCTATGTTGCTTTGTCAAAGCAATTCAAACTATCCATCGTCAAAAATCTTTGCCTATTTGGCTAGTATTAGGTTGGATAATAATCAACAGTTTAGGGATAGCAACCCATTATTTTTTCATCCTGACTCTGTGTGCTGAAGGCTTTGTACTGCTGTGGCAAATTTGGAGAAAAATTAAGCAGGGTGGAGATGGTTATCTGCCAAATCATTGGTGGCGTATTGCGATAGTTATTTTAGGAACATTGATTGGATGTATCGTTTGGATACCCATCCTGAAAAGTATTCCTAGCAATGAACTGACGAACTGGGTTGCTAGTAGCAATCCTCATCTGAGATGGTTGGAACCAATAGGACGATTACTACTTTGGATTATCAGTATGCTATTGTTGCTACCTTCAGCAATCACAAATTTACCTACAGTGATTGTGATTGTTTCTGGTTTAGTAACTTTGCTGTTTTTACTTTGGAGCTTACCTTATCTCACTCAGGGGCTAAAAATACAGCAGCAACAGCCTGATACGCATCTAGCCATAGAAATCTTGAGTGGGTATATCATCAGTGCGATCGCTTTATGCCTGTGTTTTACCTACGGTTTGGGCAAGGATTTAACCTTGGCTGCTCGTTTTCAATTTATCTATGCACCAGTAATAATTTTACTTTTGGGTGCTGCATTAGCAGGCTGTTGGCATCAAGTACAAAATTTAAACCAGTATAAACAGAAATTCTGGCCGTTTGTGAATGGCAAAGTTGCAGTTAGCATCATTTGGCTGATGGCAATGCTGGGAGGGGTGACGGTAGTTGGTCATCTGGGCTACCTGCAAAACCAACGTCCTGACATCCTCGCTTCTTTGATCCAAAAAGTTTCTCCAGATCAGGTGCTGATTGCTACTAACCACCTCCATCACGGGCAGACTGGTAGAATGATGGGGTTAGCTTGGGAATTCCAACACTTACCTGCCCAAAACTTGCAGTTTTTCTTGGCTCATCAAGACTCAGAGACTAAAGAATATAGCCAAGCCATACAAGTGTTTTACGAACAACTCACTAAAATTTCACGACCTTTAGATTTATGGTTGGTTGAATTCCGGACTCCAGTGGATTTGGAATCTCAGCAATGTTTCCGAGATCAGCAATACGGTAAATCTGCTGGTGAATACAGTTACAAACTGTATCATTGTGTTCTTTAA
- the pheA gene encoding prephenate dehydratase, with product MTLSIAHLGPRGTYAEQAAIFYVDWLTLKTGIEATLCPYPSIAQSLQAVALGHTQLAVVPVENSIEGSVTMTMDTLWQLDNLRIQLALVMPIVHALVSCATGLDSIKTVYSHPQALAQCQGWLERFVPTVKLIPTSSTTEPLQHLESDKTAAVITSNRAAQLYNLPILASGINDYPENCTRFWVVSPSEIEADYHISSGNASHTSLAFTVPSNVPGALIKPLQIFAQLNINLSRIESRPTKRSLGEYLFFIDLEADTTSAQMQSALEQLTIYTEVIKIFGSYNVLSINPLES from the coding sequence ATGACTTTATCCATTGCCCATTTAGGGCCTCGTGGCACTTATGCTGAACAAGCAGCTATTTTTTATGTTGATTGGCTAACCTTGAAGACGGGAATTGAAGCTACCTTATGCCCCTATCCTAGCATTGCTCAGTCACTCCAAGCTGTTGCTCTAGGGCACACACAGTTGGCTGTTGTACCTGTGGAAAATTCTATTGAAGGGAGTGTAACCATGACAATGGATACGCTGTGGCAGTTGGACAATTTGCGAATTCAGTTGGCTTTGGTCATGCCCATTGTCCATGCTTTAGTTTCTTGTGCCACTGGTTTAGATAGTATTAAAACTGTTTATTCTCACCCGCAAGCTTTGGCACAATGTCAAGGCTGGTTAGAGCGGTTTGTGCCTACTGTGAAGTTGATTCCCACTAGTTCCACAACCGAGCCGCTACAGCACTTAGAAAGTGATAAAACCGCAGCAGTGATTACATCTAATAGAGCTGCTCAACTCTACAATTTGCCTATATTAGCCAGTGGGATTAATGATTATCCAGAAAACTGTACTCGCTTTTGGGTAGTTAGTCCTAGTGAAATAGAAGCAGACTACCATATATCTTCAGGCAATGCTAGCCATACTTCCCTTGCTTTTACTGTGCCTAGTAACGTGCCAGGGGCGCTAATCAAACCCCTGCAAATATTTGCTCAATTAAATATTAACCTCAGCCGCATTGAATCACGCCCAACAAAGCGATCGCTAGGAGAATACTTATTTTTCATTGACCTAGAAGCAGACACCACCTCAGCACAAATGCAATCTGCCTTAGAACAATTAACTATCTATACAGAAGTCATCAAAATTTTTGGCAGCTACAATGTTTTGTCAATCAACCCTTTGGAGTCATAA
- a CDS encoding LON peptidase substrate-binding domain-containing protein, with amino-acid sequence MTFSSKIAVRELPLFPLPEVVLFPTRPLPLHIFEFRYRIMMNTILESDRRFGVLMVDPAKGTVANVGCCAEIIHYQRLPDDRMKMLTLGQQRFRVLEYVREKPYRVGLVEWIEDHSPAKDLRPLATDVEQLLRDVVRLSAKLTEQNIELPEELPDLPTELSYWVASNLYGVAAEQQSLLEMQDTAARLEREAEILTSTRNHLAARSVLKDTFNQK; translated from the coding sequence ATGACATTTTCTTCTAAAATTGCAGTCCGCGAACTACCTCTGTTCCCGTTACCTGAAGTAGTTCTGTTTCCCACTAGACCATTACCTTTACACATCTTTGAATTTCGCTACCGAATCATGATGAACACGATTTTGGAGAGCGATCGCCGATTTGGAGTGTTAATGGTCGATCCAGCCAAAGGTACAGTTGCCAATGTTGGTTGCTGTGCAGAAATTATTCATTACCAGCGGCTGCCAGATGACCGCATGAAGATGTTGACTTTAGGACAGCAGAGGTTTCGTGTTTTAGAGTATGTTCGTGAAAAGCCCTACCGTGTGGGATTAGTGGAATGGATTGAAGACCACTCACCTGCTAAAGATTTGCGCCCTTTGGCAACTGATGTCGAACAACTACTGCGAGATGTTGTGCGTCTGTCTGCTAAATTAACCGAACAAAACATAGAACTGCCAGAAGAATTGCCTGATCTGCCTACAGAGCTATCTTATTGGGTGGCAAGCAACCTCTATGGTGTAGCAGCAGAGCAGCAGTCATTGTTAGAAATGCAAGATACTGCCGCTCGCTTAGAACGAGAAGCAGAAATTTTGACTTCTACTCGTAATCATTTGGCAGCTCGTTCTGTTCTTAAAGATACTTTTAATCAAAAGTGA
- the rpsJ gene encoding 30S ribosomal protein S10 translates to MATLQQQKIRIRLQAFDRRLLDTSCEKIVDTANRTNATAIGPIPLPTKRKIYCVLRSPHVDKDSREHFETRTHRRIIDIYQPSSKTIDALMKLDLPSGVDIEVKL, encoded by the coding sequence ATGGCAACTCTACAGCAGCAGAAGATTAGAATTCGTTTACAAGCTTTTGACCGTCGGTTATTAGACACATCTTGCGAGAAGATTGTAGATACAGCTAACCGCACTAACGCCACAGCTATAGGCCCAATTCCTTTACCAACAAAACGTAAAATCTACTGTGTGCTGCGATCGCCTCACGTAGATAAAGATTCGCGCGAACACTTTGAAACCCGCACCCATCGCCGGATTATTGATATTTACCAGCCTTCGTCCAAAACTATTGATGCCTTGATGAAGCTGGACTTGCCATCGGGTGTGGACATTGAAGTCAAATTGTAA
- the tuf gene encoding elongation factor Tu, with translation MARAKFERNKPHVNIGTIGHVDHGKTTLTAAITMTLAALGQAVARAYDQIDNAPEEKARGITINTAHVEYETANRHYAHVDCPGHADYVKNMITGAAQMDGAILVVAATDGPMPQTREHILLARQVGVPKLVVFLNKEDMMEDEELLELVELELRELLTEYGFDGDEIPIIRGSGLQALEAMVANPKTQRGENPWVDKIYDLMDAVDSYIPNPERDIDKPFLMAVEDVFTITGRGTVATGRIERGKIKINDTVELIGIRDTRSTTVTGIEMFKKSLEEGLAGDNAGVLLRGLKKEDIERGMVLAKPGSIKPHTDFEGEVYVLTDKEGGRKTPFFAGYRPQFYVRTTDVTGTIKAFTSDAGEAVEMVMPGDRIKVTIELINAIAIEQGMRFAIREGGRTIGAGVVSKIIK, from the coding sequence ATGGCACGCGCAAAGTTTGAAAGGAATAAACCCCACGTTAACATCGGTACAATTGGCCACGTTGACCACGGTAAAACAACATTAACAGCAGCTATCACCATGACCTTGGCAGCTCTGGGTCAAGCTGTTGCTAGGGCATACGACCAAATCGATAACGCCCCAGAAGAAAAGGCGCGGGGTATTACCATCAATACAGCTCACGTGGAGTATGAAACCGCTAATCGGCACTATGCTCACGTAGACTGCCCCGGACACGCTGACTATGTGAAGAACATGATCACGGGTGCAGCCCAAATGGATGGAGCTATCCTTGTAGTTGCTGCTACCGATGGCCCTATGCCCCAAACTCGTGAACACATTCTGTTAGCACGTCAGGTGGGTGTTCCTAAGCTAGTAGTCTTCTTAAACAAAGAAGACATGATGGAAGATGAAGAATTGCTAGAGCTGGTGGAACTAGAACTGAGAGAACTGTTAACTGAGTACGGTTTTGATGGTGATGAGATTCCCATCATTAGAGGTTCAGGCCTGCAAGCTCTCGAAGCAATGGTTGCCAATCCTAAGACCCAACGTGGAGAAAATCCCTGGGTAGATAAAATCTACGATCTAATGGATGCTGTAGATTCCTACATTCCTAACCCAGAGCGGGATATTGATAAGCCCTTCCTGATGGCTGTAGAAGACGTATTCACCATCACAGGTCGTGGTACTGTGGCTACTGGACGTATCGAACGCGGCAAAATTAAGATTAACGATACCGTTGAGCTAATTGGTATTAGAGATACTCGTAGCACCACCGTCACCGGGATCGAGATGTTTAAGAAAAGTCTCGAAGAAGGCTTGGCTGGGGATAACGCCGGTGTACTCCTGCGTGGTCTGAAAAAAGAAGACATTGAGCGCGGGATGGTGCTAGCTAAACCTGGTTCAATTAAACCTCACACTGATTTTGAAGGTGAAGTATACGTGCTTACCGACAAAGAAGGCGGTCGCAAGACTCCATTTTTTGCAGGCTACCGCCCTCAGTTCTATGTCCGGACAACTGATGTAACTGGCACCATCAAAGCCTTCACATCGGATGCAGGGGAAGCGGTGGAAATGGTAATGCCAGGCGATCGCATTAAGGTGACTATAGAACTGATCAACGCGATCGCGATTGAGCAAGGAATGCGCTTCGCTATTCGTGAAGGCGGTCGCACCATCGGTGCTGGTGTCGTCTCTAAAATCATCAAGTAG
- the fusA gene encoding elongation factor G — protein MARTNPLERVRNIGIAAHIDAGKTTTTERILFYSGIIHKIGEVHEGTAVTDWMDQERERGITITAAAITTSWKDHQINIIDTPGHVDFTIEVERSMRVLDGVIAVFCSVGGVQPQSETVWRQADRYKVPRIAFINKMDRTGANFYRVHEQMRDRLRANAIAIQLPIGSENDFKGIVDLVRKRAYIYANDQGTDIQETDIPAELLEQAEEYRNKLIEAVAETDDDLMNKYFEGEELTEDEIRTALRKGTIAGTIVPVLCGSAFKNKGVQLMLDAVVDYLPAPIDVPPIQGALPNGDTVERRADDSEPLSALAFKIMADPYGRLTFVRVYSGILKKGSYVLNATKNKKERISRLVILKADERLDVEELRAGDLGAALGLKDTLTGDTLCDDGAPVILESLFIPEPVISVAVEPKTKNDMDKLSKALQSLSEEDPTFRVSVDPETNQTVIAGMGELHLEILVDRMLREFKVEASVGAPQVAYRETIRKHVTRVEGKFIRQSGGKGQYGHVVIDLEPGEPGTGFEFVSKIVGGVVPKEYINPAEQGMKESCESGVLAGYPLIDVKATLVDGSYHDVDSSEMAFKIAGSMAMKEAVLKASPVLLEPMMKVEVEVPEDFIGNVIGDLISRRGEIASQSTEQGLAKVASKVPLANMFGYATDIRSKTQGRGIFTMEFSHYEEVPRSVAEGIIAKSKGKA, from the coding sequence GTGGCACGTACAAACCCGCTAGAGAGAGTACGCAATATCGGTATTGCGGCGCATATAGATGCGGGCAAGACAACAACAACAGAGAGAATATTGTTTTACTCTGGGATAATTCATAAAATTGGTGAAGTTCACGAAGGAACTGCCGTAACAGACTGGATGGATCAAGAGCGGGAGCGGGGAATTACCATTACTGCCGCCGCGATCACTACCAGTTGGAAAGATCATCAAATAAACATTATCGATACTCCAGGTCACGTAGACTTCACAATTGAAGTCGAACGTTCCATGCGCGTGTTGGATGGTGTAATCGCAGTATTTTGTTCTGTGGGCGGCGTGCAACCGCAATCAGAGACAGTTTGGCGGCAAGCAGACCGTTACAAAGTGCCTCGCATAGCCTTTATCAACAAAATGGATCGCACAGGCGCGAACTTTTATAGAGTTCACGAGCAAATGCGCGATCGCCTGCGTGCCAACGCCATTGCTATCCAACTGCCAATTGGTAGTGAAAATGATTTTAAGGGTATCGTTGACCTAGTACGGAAGCGTGCGTATATATACGCCAACGACCAAGGAACCGATATTCAAGAAACTGATATTCCGGCAGAATTGCTTGAGCAAGCTGAAGAATACCGCAACAAACTGATAGAAGCGGTGGCAGAAACAGACGACGATCTGATGAACAAGTACTTCGAGGGCGAAGAACTGACAGAAGACGAAATCCGTACTGCTCTGCGTAAAGGCACAATCGCGGGTACTATTGTGCCAGTACTTTGCGGCTCAGCATTCAAAAACAAAGGTGTGCAGTTGATGCTGGATGCAGTTGTAGATTACCTGCCAGCACCAATTGACGTACCACCAATTCAAGGTGCGCTGCCGAATGGCGATACTGTAGAGCGTCGGGCTGATGATAGCGAACCTCTATCAGCTCTGGCATTCAAAATCATGGCTGACCCTTACGGTCGCCTGACCTTCGTTCGTGTTTACTCAGGCATCCTGAAAAAAGGTAGTTACGTTCTCAACGCTACTAAGAACAAAAAAGAACGGATTTCCCGTTTGGTGATTTTAAAAGCAGATGAACGACTTGATGTCGAAGAACTGCGAGCAGGTGATTTAGGAGCAGCGTTGGGATTAAAAGACACCTTGACAGGTGACACACTGTGTGATGATGGAGCGCCAGTAATTCTGGAATCCCTATTCATTCCTGAGCCTGTAATCTCGGTGGCGGTTGAACCCAAAACCAAGAATGACATGGATAAACTATCCAAGGCTCTGCAATCTCTTTCAGAAGAAGATCCAACCTTCCGAGTCAGTGTTGATCCAGAAACCAACCAAACAGTGATTGCAGGGATGGGAGAGCTACACCTGGAAATTCTGGTAGACCGGATGTTACGTGAATTTAAAGTAGAAGCGAGTGTTGGTGCGCCACAGGTAGCTTATCGCGAAACAATTCGTAAACACGTCACCAGAGTAGAAGGTAAGTTCATCCGCCAAAGTGGTGGTAAAGGCCAATACGGTCACGTTGTGATCGATTTGGAGCCAGGGGAACCTGGTACTGGTTTTGAATTCGTTTCCAAAATTGTTGGTGGTGTTGTACCTAAAGAGTATATTAACCCCGCAGAACAGGGAATGAAAGAAAGCTGCGAATCTGGCGTTTTAGCCGGATATCCGCTAATTGATGTCAAAGCAACATTGGTCGATGGGTCATACCACGATGTAGACTCTTCGGAAATGGCTTTTAAAATTGCTGGCTCAATGGCAATGAAAGAGGCAGTGTTAAAAGCTTCACCCGTCCTCTTAGAACCTATGATGAAAGTTGAGGTAGAAGTACCTGAAGACTTTATCGGCAACGTCATTGGTGACCTCATCTCTCGCCGGGGGGAGATTGCAAGCCAAAGCACTGAACAGGGACTGGCTAAGGTGGCATCGAAAGTTCCACTGGCGAACATGTTTGGCTACGCCACTGATATCCGGTCGAAGACCCAAGGTCGGGGTATCTTCACGATGGAGTTCAGCCACTACGAAGAGGTGCCTCGCAGCGTGGCTGAGGGGATCATTGCAAAAAGTAAAGGGAAAGCTTAA
- the rpsG gene encoding 30S ribosomal protein S7 encodes MSRRGVIQKRPVPADSVYNSRLVSMIIRRIMRHGKKSLAARIVYDALKTIEERTGNAALETFERAVRNATPLVEVKARRVGGATYQVPMEVRSDRGTTLALRWLVQFSRSRPGRTMASKLANELLDAANESGNAIRKREETHRMAEANKAFAHYRY; translated from the coding sequence ATGTCTCGTCGTGGTGTTATTCAAAAGCGCCCAGTTCCGGCTGACTCAGTGTATAACAGTCGCCTTGTGAGTATGATCATCAGGCGGATTATGCGTCATGGAAAGAAATCCCTAGCAGCACGCATTGTTTATGATGCGTTGAAAACTATTGAGGAACGCACTGGGAACGCTGCTTTAGAAACCTTTGAAAGAGCGGTGCGGAATGCAACGCCTTTAGTAGAAGTGAAAGCTCGCCGAGTCGGCGGTGCAACTTATCAAGTACCAATGGAAGTGCGTTCCGACCGGGGAACTACCCTAGCACTACGTTGGCTGGTACAATTTTCCAGGTCTAGACCAGGCCGCACAATGGCAAGCAAGTTAGCCAATGAGTTACTTGACGCTGCTAACGAAAGCGGGAATGCAATTCGCAAACGTGAAGAAACACACCGGATGGCGGAAGCTAACAAAGCCTTTGCCCACTATCGTTACTAA